One Halocalculus aciditolerans DNA segment encodes these proteins:
- a CDS encoding phosphoenolpyruvate carboxylase, which yields MAGDDRSVTSDVRRLGDTLGEVLSTHEPPAAFAAVENARTAAIDYRRGDAGDHSAVRAAVEETPPSERESLARAFTAYFELVNVAEDRERVRQLRERSRDGPAPGGVADAIGALADALDADDLADVLESVEVTPTFTAHPTEARRKTVKSLLGRVADVLEDVDERQLTAAEREREEARLAAAVEALWTARHVRTRRPEPLDEARDVHHYLAGTVFDGVPALYDAVERALDDAYDDPPAVPELLSFRSWAGSDRDGNPYVTVDTTSEVLARQRALVVERYDEALADVEDALAVDGARVADADLPSPPPGSTAGDRHPDEPFRRAVAGMRERLDRVGGVRAGEYGDADAFRADLGRVEDALRANGLDRLADVHVVPLRRQAATFGFHLAALDLRDHADNHTEAVSEALAAQGVDYAGMTEAERQRVLTDAIDRDAPVVDVEVERDAYGETTTRVLRRFAALADWQAEYGEDAIDAYAVSMTEEPSHVLEVLFLADQAGVVALPDHSGIDVVPLLETESALSGARDFLTALFENDAYRAALDARDGVQEVMLGYSDSTKENGFLASNWRLNDAQRRLAEITDEHDVDLRLFHGRGGSVSRGGGPTDDALRALPPETATGPVKFTQQGETIAEHYATRGLAERTLEQVVGAQVQAVGAAASDAAVRPRDAWVEGAAAMADAARDEYRDLLETEGFVAYYEQATPIDVVETLHLGSRPASRTGERTVEDLRAIPWVFSWTQARCIVPGWYGFGTGVDAAPVETEALGELYESWPFFRSVVDRAAHALARTELGVAAEYADLADDDLRERFFPRLEAEYERSVEAVLAITGRDALVEREWFAENLARRNPYVDPLNHLQVELLEEARQSGETPAAVDRALRLTVKGIAAGMRTTG from the coding sequence ATGGCAGGGGACGACCGGTCAGTGACGAGTGACGTGCGACGACTCGGCGACACGCTCGGCGAGGTGCTGTCGACGCACGAGCCGCCGGCGGCGTTCGCGGCCGTCGAGAACGCGCGGACGGCCGCCATCGACTACCGGCGCGGGGACGCGGGCGACCACTCCGCCGTGAGAGCCGCCGTGGAGGAGACGCCGCCGAGCGAGCGGGAGTCGCTCGCGCGGGCGTTCACGGCGTACTTCGAGCTGGTGAACGTCGCGGAGGACCGAGAGCGCGTCCGACAGCTCCGCGAGCGCTCGCGAGACGGCCCCGCGCCGGGCGGGGTGGCGGACGCAATCGGGGCGCTCGCCGACGCGCTCGACGCGGACGACCTCGCCGACGTGCTGGAAAGCGTCGAGGTGACGCCGACGTTCACGGCGCACCCGACGGAGGCGCGACGGAAGACGGTGAAGAGCCTGCTCGGCCGGGTGGCGGACGTGCTCGAAGACGTCGACGAGCGGCAGCTGACGGCGGCGGAGCGAGAGCGCGAGGAAGCCCGGCTCGCGGCGGCGGTCGAGGCGCTGTGGACGGCGCGGCACGTGCGGACGCGGCGGCCGGAGCCGCTGGACGAGGCGCGCGACGTCCACCACTATCTCGCGGGCACGGTGTTCGACGGCGTGCCGGCGCTCTACGACGCGGTAGAGCGCGCGCTCGACGACGCCTACGACGACCCGCCGGCCGTCCCGGAGCTCCTCTCCTTCCGGTCGTGGGCGGGGAGCGACCGCGACGGCAACCCCTACGTCACGGTGGACACGACGAGCGAGGTGCTCGCCCGCCAGCGCGCGCTCGTCGTCGAGCGGTACGACGAGGCGCTCGCGGACGTCGAGGACGCGCTGGCGGTGGACGGAGCGCGCGTCGCGGACGCCGACCTGCCGAGTCCGCCGCCGGGGAGCACGGCGGGAGACCGCCATCCGGACGAGCCGTTCCGGCGCGCTGTCGCGGGGATGCGCGAGCGCCTCGACCGGGTGGGCGGCGTCCGCGCCGGCGAGTACGGTGACGCGGACGCGTTCCGCGCGGACCTCGGCCGGGTCGAGGACGCGCTGCGGGCGAACGGGCTCGACCGACTCGCGGACGTGCACGTCGTCCCGCTCCGCCGGCAGGCGGCGACGTTCGGGTTCCACCTCGCGGCGCTCGACCTCCGCGACCACGCGGACAACCACACCGAGGCCGTGAGCGAGGCGCTCGCCGCGCAGGGCGTCGACTACGCGGGGATGACGGAGGCGGAGCGCCAGCGCGTGCTCACGGACGCCATCGACCGAGACGCCCCCGTGGTCGACGTCGAGGTCGAGCGCGACGCGTACGGCGAGACGACAACGCGGGTGCTCCGGCGGTTCGCCGCGCTCGCGGACTGGCAGGCGGAGTACGGCGAGGACGCCATCGACGCCTACGCGGTGAGCATGACGGAGGAGCCGAGTCACGTCCTCGAAGTCCTCTTCCTCGCCGACCAGGCGGGCGTCGTCGCGCTCCCCGACCATTCGGGTATCGACGTCGTCCCGCTCCTCGAAACCGAATCCGCGCTCTCCGGCGCGCGCGACTTCCTCACGGCGCTCTTCGAGAACGACGCCTACCGCGCCGCCCTCGACGCGCGGGACGGGGTTCAGGAGGTGATGCTCGGCTACTCGGACTCGACGAAGGAGAACGGCTTCCTCGCCTCGAACTGGCGGTTGAACGACGCGCAGCGCCGGCTCGCCGAGATAACCGACGAACACGACGTGGACCTGCGGTTGTTCCACGGGCGCGGCGGCTCCGTCTCCCGCGGCGGCGGGCCGACGGACGACGCGCTGCGCGCGCTCCCGCCGGAGACGGCGACAGGCCCGGTAAAGTTCACGCAGCAGGGGGAGACCATCGCGGAGCATTACGCGACGCGGGGGCTGGCGGAGCGGACGCTGGAGCAGGTCGTGGGCGCGCAGGTGCAGGCGGTCGGGGCGGCGGCGTCCGACGCCGCCGTGCGCCCGAGAGATGCGTGGGTGGAGGGGGCGGCGGCGATGGCGGACGCGGCCCGCGACGAGTACCGCGACCTCCTCGAAACCGAGGGGTTCGTGGCGTACTACGAGCAGGCGACGCCCATCGACGTGGTGGAGACGCTGCATCTCGGGTCGCGGCCGGCGTCGCGGACCGGGGAGCGAACGGTGGAGGACCTGCGGGCGATTCCGTGGGTGTTCTCGTGGACGCAGGCGCGCTGCATCGTCCCGGGCTGGTACGGGTTCGGGACGGGCGTCGACGCCGCGCCCGTCGAGACGGAGGCGCTCGGCGAGCTCTACGAGTCGTGGCCGTTCTTCCGGTCGGTCGTGGACCGGGCGGCGCACGCGCTCGCGCGGACGGAGCTCGGCGTCGCGGCCGAGTACGCCGACCTCGCGGACGACGACCTCCGCGAGCGGTTCTTCCCGCGGCTCGAAGCCGAGTACGAGCGGTCGGTTGAGGCGGTGCTCGCCATCACGGGGCGGGACGCGCTCGTCGAGCGGGAGTGGTTCGCGGAGAACCTCGCGCGCCGGAACCCCTACGTCGACCCGCTGAACCACCTGCAGGTCGAACTGCTGGAAGAAGCGCGGCAGAGCGGAGAGACGCCGGCGGCGGTCGACCGCGCGCTCCGCCTGACGGTAAAGGGAATCGCGGCGGGGATGCGGACGACCGGCTGA